Proteins encoded by one window of Massilia sp. NR 4-1:
- a CDS encoding DUF6279 family lipoprotein: MQKFNTQHSFSRRASLYIVLALALLVTACSSLRLAYNNGDTLLYWWLDGYIDFDGEQKGEAKHDIDELFRWHRKTQLQDYVQVLQKAQAQLQQGKVSRADLLASYHDARNRTQALLLKAAPDIADMALTLHPEQLAQMERKFAKNNADFRKKNMKGDREQQNKFRYKKSMDQFELWFGNFSSEQEAAIRRASDARPLDNEIWLDERMRRQRSILELAQRISREQPSREQAIAWVQSLIRESFARMDNSERKPFMDAYTNSSIDLVYTVVQLATPAQKAHAHKRMQGWIDDFNTLAAQAK; the protein is encoded by the coding sequence ATGCAAAAGTTTAACACGCAGCACTCTTTTTCCCGGCGCGCCAGCCTATATATCGTGCTGGCCCTGGCCTTGCTGGTCACAGCGTGCAGCTCGCTGCGCCTGGCTTACAACAATGGCGATACCTTGCTCTACTGGTGGCTGGACGGCTATATCGATTTCGACGGCGAGCAGAAGGGCGAGGCCAAGCACGATATCGACGAGCTGTTCCGCTGGCACCGCAAAACCCAGCTGCAGGACTATGTGCAGGTGCTGCAGAAAGCCCAGGCCCAGCTGCAGCAGGGCAAGGTCAGCCGCGCCGACCTGCTGGCCAGCTATCACGATGCGCGCAACCGCACCCAGGCCTTGCTGCTCAAGGCCGCGCCCGATATCGCCGATATGGCGCTGACCCTGCATCCCGAGCAGCTGGCCCAGATGGAAAGGAAATTCGCCAAAAACAATGCCGATTTCCGCAAAAAGAATATGAAGGGCGACCGCGAGCAACAGAACAAGTTCCGCTATAAGAAGTCGATGGACCAGTTCGAGCTGTGGTTCGGCAATTTCAGTTCCGAGCAGGAAGCGGCGATCCGCCGCGCCTCCGACGCCCGTCCGCTCGACAATGAAATCTGGCTCGACGAGCGCATGCGCCGCCAGCGCAGCATTCTGGAGCTGGCGCAGCGCATTTCACGCGAACAGCCCAGCCGCGAGCAAGCCATCGCCTGGGTGCAAAGCCTGATCCGCGAGAGCTTCGCGCGCATGGACAATTCCGAGCGCAAACCTTTCATGGATGCTTATACCAACAGCTCCATCGACCTGGTCTACACCGTGGTCCAGCTGGCCACGCCGGCGCAGAAAGCCCATGCCCACAAGCGCATGCAGGGCTGGATCGACGATTTCAACACGCTGGCGGCCCAGGCCAAATAA